In the Clostridium sporogenes genome, one interval contains:
- the spoIIE gene encoding stage II sporulation protein E, with protein sequence MQYGAELLPYQRLKKIEKQKYKKSVNLKSIVNMIIFFMSSFLVSRVIFINNMAPFGIAFLLSISRQKEYNKYLFLSAVGSVIGYISLKNNIGYISLNILEIATITLSSYIFKNVEDKKNTIIIYMIIYLEIFAYKIFVAKISTTMAMLGATFEIGCIFPIYYIINYSILCFKNINTSHLYSNEEIVSMAITLSLVVSGTWGANVAGINLMNLISITMILIIGYVKGSTSASAIGVAMGAIAGLGSNNMMIYISIYGLCGLISGVFKETGKLMTGISYLVSFLILKFYANINYDFKIIEVLIALALFYIIPNKIYMKMEYELDYQKKQENLQENYMDKIKGIITDKLGNFSDVLYNMGNVLEKLVDNEKLAMKNKSGALVENLADRVCSSCNMNHICWKREGYYTYNALGELIQNYQENKKDLPYEIERKCVKRTQLINNTEEIANNYIINEMWKKRLSECREVLANQINTMAYSVEEITKEFGQSIRFSNLIEKDIRRMLNKNNIKYKDIFCYNNENGRLIINLKIAPCTGKQKCVKEILPLMNKVTGKLMCVANDSCNLDLKNNDCNIIFEETPKYHVASYVNKIAKDGEQCNGDSYSFGKLKSGSYMSIISDGMGSGPQAVQESSAVVELIERFAQSGFSKITAINTINSIMSIKFSQDEKFSTVDLSNIDLYEGKVDFMKVGAVASFIKRGTEVYTIKSKTLPIGVLDKVDIDIETRNLKNGDIIVMVSDGVLDYESSSAGKVEWVVEFLKNTTLNNPKEISEELIENAKKLSKGKVKDDMTAIVQKVYSLY encoded by the coding sequence ATGCAATATGGCGCAGAACTTTTACCATACCAAAGATTAAAAAAAATAGAAAAGCAAAAGTATAAAAAATCTGTTAATCTCAAATCTATTGTAAATATGATAATTTTTTTTATGAGCTCTTTTCTGGTAAGTAGAGTAATTTTTATTAATAACATGGCTCCTTTTGGGATAGCTTTTTTATTATCTATATCTAGACAAAAAGAATATAACAAATATTTATTTTTATCAGCTGTCGGTTCTGTCATAGGATATATATCTTTAAAAAATAATATAGGGTATATATCTTTAAATATATTAGAAATAGCAACTATAACACTTTCATCTTATATATTTAAAAATGTAGAGGATAAAAAAAATACTATAATTATATATATGATCATATATTTAGAGATATTCGCATATAAAATTTTTGTTGCTAAAATTTCAACAACTATGGCTATGTTGGGAGCTACTTTTGAAATAGGGTGCATTTTCCCAATATATTATATTATTAATTATTCAATTTTATGCTTTAAGAATATAAATACTAGCCATTTATATTCTAATGAAGAAATAGTGAGTATGGCTATTACATTATCCCTAGTAGTTTCAGGAACTTGGGGCGCTAATGTAGCAGGAATAAATTTAATGAATCTAATATCTATTACTATGATATTAATCATAGGATACGTAAAAGGAAGTACAAGTGCTTCAGCTATTGGCGTTGCAATGGGAGCTATAGCGGGATTAGGTTCTAATAATATGATGATTTATATTTCTATATATGGATTATGTGGGCTTATATCTGGAGTGTTTAAAGAAACAGGTAAGTTGATGACTGGTATTTCTTATCTAGTTAGTTTTTTAATATTAAAATTTTATGCTAATATTAACTACGATTTTAAGATAATAGAAGTATTAATAGCCTTAGCTTTATTTTATATAATACCTAACAAGATATATATGAAAATGGAGTATGAATTGGATTATCAGAAGAAACAAGAAAATTTACAAGAGAATTATATGGATAAGATTAAAGGTATTATTACAGATAAATTAGGAAATTTTTCAGATGTACTATATAATATGGGTAATGTATTAGAAAAATTAGTTGATAATGAAAAGTTAGCTATGAAAAATAAAAGTGGAGCATTAGTAGAAAATTTAGCAGATAGAGTTTGCAGTAGCTGTAATATGAATCATATATGTTGGAAAAGAGAGGGATATTATACTTATAATGCTTTAGGTGAGCTAATACAAAATTATCAAGAAAATAAAAAAGACCTTCCTTATGAGATAGAAAGAAAATGCGTAAAGAGGACTCAGCTTATTAACAATACAGAAGAAATAGCCAATAATTATATAATAAATGAAATGTGGAAAAAAAGACTTAGTGAATGTAGAGAAGTGTTAGCCAATCAAATAAATACAATGGCTTATTCTGTTGAAGAAATTACAAAGGAATTTGGACAAAGCATTAGATTTAGCAACTTAATAGAAAAAGATATTAGAAGAATGTTAAATAAGAATAATATAAAATATAAAGATATATTTTGCTATAACAATGAAAATGGACGTCTTATAATAAATTTAAAAATAGCTCCTTGTACAGGGAAACAGAAATGTGTAAAGGAAATATTACCTCTAATGAATAAGGTCACAGGTAAATTAATGTGTGTGGCCAATGACAGTTGTAACTTAGACTTAAAAAACAATGACTGCAATATAATCTTTGAAGAAACACCTAAATATCATGTGGCCTCTTATGTTAATAAGATAGCAAAAGATGGGGAACAATGTAATGGAGATAGTTACTCTTTTGGAAAATTAAAAAGTGGTAGTTATATGAGTATAATAAGTGATGGTATGGGATCAGGACCTCAAGCTGTACAAGAAAGTAGTGCAGTAGTAGAACTTATTGAAAGATTTGCCCAGTCAGGATTTAGTAAAATTACAGCTATAAATACAATAAATTCTATAATGAGCATAAAGTTTTCTCAAGATGAAAAGTTTTCAACAGTTGATTTATCAAATATAGACTTATATGAAGGCAAAGTAGATTTTATGAAGGTAGGAGCAGTAGCTAGTTTTATAAAACGAGGAACAGAGGTATATACTATTAAATCTAAAACATTACCAATAGGGGTATTGGATAAAGTAGATATTGATATTGAAACAAGAAATTTAAAAAATGGAGACATAATAGTAATGGTAAGTGATGGAGTTTTAGATTATGAAAGTAGTTCTGCAGGTAAAGTGGAATGGGTAGTAGAATTTTTAAAAAACACCACATTAAATAATCCTAAAGAAATAAGCGAAGAATTAATAGAAAATGCTAAAAAATTAAGTAAAGGTAAGGTAAAGGATGATATGACTGCAATAGTTCAAAAAGTGTATAGTTTATATTAA
- the yabQ gene encoding spore cortex biosynthesis protein YabQ translates to MVISISKQLGLLIFSFLSGLITGIFFDIYRSIRMDKNLSPIIKIVEDILFWCLVAIVIFIFLLYNNCAFIGIYVYLWIAIGLCIYMFFISKYLNPIFVYVVKNISKFFRIVINIVVYPFKILIYKIKSNKMH, encoded by the coding sequence ATGGTTATATCTATAAGTAAACAATTGGGATTATTAATTTTTAGTTTTTTATCTGGTTTAATAACAGGTATTTTTTTTGATATTTATAGAAGTATAAGAATGGATAAAAATTTAAGTCCTATTATAAAAATTGTTGAAGATATATTATTTTGGTGTTTAGTTGCTATAGTAATATTTATATTTTTATTATATAATAATTGTGCCTTTATCGGAATATATGTATACCTATGGATTGCTATAGGACTATGCATATATATGTTTTTTATAAGCAAATATTTAAATCCTATATTTGTCTATGTGGTTAAAAACATAAGCAAGTTTTTTAGGATAGTAATTAATATAGTAGTTTATCCGTTTAAAATACTCATATATAAAATAAAATCTAATAAAATGCATTAA
- the yabP gene encoding sporulation protein YabP translates to MEKKEFKNDDKISNLNLENRKKLILSGVNEVISFNEEQIMLKTTLGDLDIKGSNLKMNKLDVQNGDVIIVGTINSCIYLNNESKTKRSNIFSKLFR, encoded by the coding sequence ATGGAAAAGAAAGAATTTAAGAATGATGATAAAATAAGTAATTTAAATTTAGAGAATAGAAAAAAATTAATTTTAAGTGGAGTTAATGAAGTTATAAGTTTTAATGAAGAGCAAATTATGTTAAAGACAACCTTAGGGGATTTAGATATAAAAGGATCAAATTTAAAAATGAATAAACTAGATGTACAAAATGGAGATGTTATAATAGTAGGTACTATAAATTCTTGTATTTATCTTAATAATGAATCAAAAACGAAAAGGAGCAATATATTTTCAAAACTATTTAGGTAG
- a CDS encoding RNA-binding protein S1, whose product MTLNAGSILEGTVVNITNFGAFVEIEGKTGLVHISEVSDSYVKDIREYLKEQDKVKVKVISIDDKGKISLSIKQAMQQKKSCKPAEIDWSREKSKKNEVNFEDRISKFLKDSEERFQDLKKHQDSRGRGSKKSY is encoded by the coding sequence ATGACTTTGAATGCAGGTAGTATACTTGAAGGTACAGTAGTTAACATTACAAATTTTGGAGCCTTTGTTGAAATTGAAGGTAAAACAGGATTAGTGCACATATCTGAGGTATCAGATAGTTATGTAAAAGACATTAGAGAATATTTAAAAGAACAAGATAAAGTAAAGGTTAAAGTTATTTCCATAGATGATAAAGGAAAAATAAGTTTATCTATTAAGCAAGCTATGCAACAGAAAAAATCTTGTAAACCAGCAGAGATTGATTGGTCAAGAGAGAAGTCTAAAAAGAATGAAGTAAACTTTGAAGATAGAATATCTAAATTCTTAAAAGACAGCGAGGAAAGATTCCAAGATTTGAAGAAACATCAAGATTCTAGAGGTAGAGGAAGTAAAAAAAGTTATTAA
- the hpt gene encoding hypoxanthine phosphoribosyltransferase has product MELISKDIEKILISEEQIQNKINELGKQISKDYEGKNLMLIGILKGSVPFMADLLKRITIPCTMDFMAVSSYGNSTTSSEVVRILKDLDFEIEGKDILIVEDIIDSGITLKYLLENLRARKPASINIACLLNKEERRKEEIDVHYLGYNVPDYFLVGYGLDFAEKYRNLPYIGILKEEVYK; this is encoded by the coding sequence ATGGAGTTGATAAGTAAGGATATAGAAAAGATACTTATATCCGAAGAACAAATACAAAACAAAATAAATGAATTGGGAAAGCAAATCAGTAAGGATTATGAAGGTAAAAATTTAATGTTAATAGGTATATTAAAGGGATCAGTTCCTTTTATGGCAGATTTATTAAAAAGGATAACAATACCTTGTACTATGGATTTTATGGCAGTGTCTAGTTATGGAAATTCCACTACATCTTCAGAAGTAGTTAGAATATTAAAGGATTTAGACTTTGAAATAGAAGGTAAAGATATTCTTATAGTAGAAGACATAATAGATTCTGGTATAACATTAAAATATTTATTAGAAAATTTACGAGCTAGAAAACCTGCTAGTATAAATATAGCTTGTTTACTTAATAAAGAAGAAAGAAGAAAAGAAGAAATTGATGTTCATTATTTAGGATATAATGTTCCTGATTATTTCCTTGTAGGATATGGGTTAGATTTTGCAGAAAAGTATAGAAACTTACCTTATATCGGAATATTAAAAGAGGAAGTTTATAAATAA
- a CDS encoding polysaccharide biosynthesis protein, whose translation MKKQSLVKGTIILGSAGIIAKFLGLFFRWPLQMLIGDEGIGYYQMSYPLYMFFIAAASGIPVAVSKLVSERNAVRDEGGIISVLKEAMIFMFIMGAGFTIILLLFSKDIIRFLKWDSRSYYSLIGISLAPFFISIMSVFRGFFQGMQNMNYTAISQLIEQLGRIIFGVGLAYILLPKGIEYSAGGAAVGAAAGGLLGGIYLYLKYLNIKKEFKIKKVKRNLKIMNTILYMAIPVSIGSAVGTIMSLIDSALVPQKLLEAGFTYKQSTILYGQLTGKAFTLVNVPLTLSVSLCAALVPIIAEDYILNKKLEVLKKVELALKISMVIAIPSCLGLNFMAKPILNLIFPGQEAGHEILKYLALSVPFIVLCQTSTAILQGVGRYVRPIINLCIGCVLKIVITLILVPMSNINIYGAVIGTIAGYVVSALLNMRALKKSLNISINYYEIMIKPLIASTIMIISVVFIYFYAYNYTISSKIACLISVFLGIIIYFIIIGLIGILDYTYIKKKIIKR comes from the coding sequence ATGAAAAAACAATCTTTAGTAAAGGGAACTATTATATTGGGAAGTGCAGGAATAATTGCCAAGTTCTTAGGATTATTTTTTAGATGGCCACTGCAAATGCTTATAGGAGATGAGGGTATAGGATATTATCAAATGTCTTATCCACTATATATGTTTTTTATAGCAGCTGCATCTGGAATACCTGTGGCAGTTTCCAAATTAGTGTCAGAAAGAAACGCAGTAAGAGATGAAGGTGGAATAATATCAGTTTTAAAAGAAGCTATGATATTTATGTTTATAATGGGAGCGGGATTTACAATTATACTCTTATTATTTTCAAAAGATATAATAAGATTTTTAAAATGGGATTCAAGATCTTATTACTCCTTAATAGGAATATCTTTAGCACCTTTTTTTATTTCTATAATGAGTGTATTTAGGGGTTTTTTTCAGGGAATGCAAAATATGAATTATACTGCCATATCACAGCTTATAGAGCAATTAGGTAGGATAATATTTGGAGTTGGACTTGCCTATATACTATTACCAAAGGGAATAGAGTATTCAGCAGGAGGTGCAGCTGTAGGAGCAGCTGCAGGAGGACTTTTAGGAGGAATATATCTTTATTTAAAGTATTTAAATATAAAAAAAGAATTTAAGATAAAAAAGGTAAAAAGAAATCTTAAAATAATGAATACTATACTTTATATGGCAATTCCTGTATCTATAGGTTCTGCGGTAGGGACTATAATGAGCTTAATAGATTCTGCACTAGTTCCACAGAAACTATTAGAAGCTGGATTTACATATAAACAGTCAACTATATTGTACGGTCAATTAACAGGAAAAGCATTTACTTTAGTTAATGTACCCTTAACATTGTCTGTATCTTTGTGTGCAGCTTTAGTACCTATAATTGCAGAGGATTATATATTAAATAAAAAACTGGAAGTTTTAAAAAAAGTAGAATTAGCTCTTAAAATTTCTATGGTTATAGCAATACCTTCTTGTCTAGGACTTAATTTTATGGCTAAACCTATATTAAATTTAATATTCCCAGGACAAGAAGCTGGACATGAGATATTAAAATACTTAGCACTAAGTGTACCATTTATAGTTTTGTGTCAAACTAGTACAGCTATATTACAAGGGGTAGGAAGGTATGTAAGACCTATAATCAATTTGTGCATAGGATGTGTATTGAAAATAGTAATTACGCTGATTTTAGTTCCTATGAGCAATATAAATATATATGGTGCAGTTATAGGAACAATAGCTGGTTATGTAGTATCAGCTTTATTAAATATGAGAGCTTTAAAGAAGAGTTTAAATATAAGTATCAATTATTATGAAATTATGATAAAACCTCTTATCGCATCTACAATAATGATAATTTCAGTTGTATTTATTTATTTCTATGCCTATAATTATACCATAAGCAGTAAGATAGCTTGCTTAATATCTGTATTCTTAGGAATAATAATTTATTTTATTATAATAGGATTAATTGGTATACTTGATTATACTTATATAAAAAAGAAAATCATAAAAAGATAA
- a CDS encoding HU family DNA-binding protein gives MNKSELITSMAEKSKLTKKDAEIALKAFIESVEEALEGGEKVQLVGFGTFETRERAERVGRNPRTKEEITIPASIAPVFKAGKELKEKVNKK, from the coding sequence GTGAATAAATCAGAATTAATTACAAGCATGGCAGAAAAGTCAAAACTAACTAAGAAGGATGCAGAAATAGCTTTAAAGGCATTTATAGAAAGTGTTGAAGAAGCATTAGAAGGTGGAGAAAAAGTTCAATTAGTTGGCTTTGGTACTTTCGAAACTAGAGAAAGAGCTGAAAGAGTAGGTAGAAACCCAAGAACTAAAGAAGAAATAACTATACCTGCATCAATAGCACCTGTTTTCAAAGCAGGAAAAGAACTAAAAGAAAAAGTAAACAAAAAATAA
- a CDS encoding RNA-binding S4 domain-containing protein: MRLDKFLKVSRIIKRRTVAKEACENERVTINSKIAKPGTEVKEGDILEIKYANKTIKYEIVSVLEHVKKEDAENMYKII; this comes from the coding sequence TTGCGTTTAGATAAATTTCTTAAAGTTTCAAGAATAATAAAAAGAAGAACTGTAGCTAAAGAGGCTTGTGAAAATGAGAGAGTTACTATTAATTCTAAGATCGCTAAACCCGGTACTGAAGTTAAAGAAGGAGATATCTTAGAGATAAAGTATGCCAATAAAACTATTAAGTATGAAATAGTATCTGTTTTAGAGCATGTAAAAAAGGAAGATGCTGAAAATATGTATAAAATTATATAA
- the tilS gene encoding tRNA lysidine(34) synthetase TilS translates to MKDVVINTIKKYNMIEANDRVIVGVSGGPDSMCLLHMLCLLKDELKIKNIYVAHINHGIRGAESDADEKYVENFCCMNNLDFFSKTIDMNKIAKEKGISSESAGREARYDFFDYLKRKLDAQKIATAHNANDQAETVLMRIMRGTGLQGVEGINPIRDGVYIRPLINALREDIENYCERYKLNPRIDKTNLQNIYTRNKIRLELIPYIKDNFNKDIINTLCRFSNIVSKDNVYLEEVSKFKFEKYCTKKSQKVIIDKRAFLEHESISTRMLREAILYINKNLYNLEMKNIYDILELSLNTTGKVVNLPSNLKAENVYGDIHLYKENNYINKVNNTECELKIGFNKIEDLNINIKLYDIKDHDHNINSSKYVQYFDYDKISNEKIHLRNRKNGDKFTPLGMKGNKKLKDFFIDLKIPREERDKLKLVCFGREIAWIIGYRTSNNFKIDKNTKNVLEIIVERGEINGVDK, encoded by the coding sequence ATGAAAGATGTGGTTATAAATACTATAAAAAAATATAATATGATCGAAGCTAATGATAGAGTAATAGTAGGGGTATCTGGAGGACCAGATTCTATGTGTCTTTTACATATGTTATGCTTATTAAAAGATGAGTTAAAAATAAAGAATATATATGTAGCTCATATAAATCATGGTATTAGAGGTGCAGAATCGGATGCTGATGAAAAATATGTAGAGAATTTTTGTTGCATGAATAACTTAGATTTTTTTTCTAAAACAATAGATATGAATAAAATAGCTAAAGAAAAAGGAATTTCTAGTGAAAGTGCAGGAAGAGAAGCAAGATATGATTTTTTTGATTATCTAAAAAGAAAATTAGATGCTCAAAAAATAGCAACAGCTCATAATGCAAATGATCAAGCAGAAACTGTACTTATGAGAATAATGAGGGGAACAGGATTACAAGGAGTTGAAGGTATAAATCCTATAAGAGATGGAGTATACATAAGACCTTTAATAAATGCATTAAGAGAAGATATAGAAAATTATTGCGAAAGATATAAACTAAATCCCAGGATAGATAAAACAAATTTACAAAATATATATACAAGAAATAAAATTAGATTAGAATTAATACCTTATATAAAAGATAATTTTAATAAAGATATAATAAATACTCTATGTAGATTTTCTAATATAGTTTCAAAAGACAATGTCTATTTAGAGGAAGTATCAAAATTTAAATTTGAAAAATATTGTACTAAAAAATCACAGAAGGTAATAATAGATAAGAGAGCTTTTTTAGAACACGAGAGTATTTCAACTAGAATGTTGAGAGAAGCTATACTTTATATAAATAAAAACTTATATAATCTTGAAATGAAAAATATATATGATATCTTAGAATTAAGTTTAAATACGACAGGTAAGGTTGTAAACTTACCTAGTAATTTAAAGGCCGAAAATGTTTATGGAGATATACATTTATATAAAGAAAATAATTATATAAATAAGGTAAATAATACTGAATGCGAATTAAAAATAGGATTTAATAAAATAGAAGACTTAAATATTAATATAAAATTATATGATATAAAGGATCATGATCATAATATAAACTCTAGTAAATATGTACAATATTTTGATTATGATAAAATAAGTAATGAAAAAATCCATTTAAGAAATAGAAAAAATGGGGATAAATTTACTCCATTAGGAATGAAAGGGAATAAAAAATTAAAAGATTTTTTTATAGATTTAAAGATACCTAGGGAGGAAAGGGATAAATTAAAGCTTGTATGTTTTGGAAGAGAAATAGCTTGGATTATAGGTTATAGAACAAGCAATAATTTTAAAATAGATAAAAATACAAAAAATGTATTAGAAATAATTGTTGAAAGAGGGGAAATAAATGGAGTTGATAAGTAA
- a CDS encoding septum formation initiator family protein — MKKINVKKLIFFLAIVYVGVTFVNQQITMHKIRNQISEKEIELKEVKEKNQKLQDEVKLSKSKDYIEKLARERLRLIKKGETPVINNTQ; from the coding sequence ATGAAAAAAATTAATGTGAAAAAGTTAATATTTTTCTTAGCTATAGTTTATGTTGGGGTTACTTTTGTAAATCAGCAGATAACTATGCATAAAATTAGGAACCAAATAAGTGAAAAAGAAATAGAACTAAAAGAAGTTAAAGAAAAAAATCAAAAATTACAGGACGAAGTCAAATTATCTAAATCAAAAGATTACATAGAAAAATTAGCTAGAGAAAGATTAAGGCTTATAAAAAAAGGGGAGACTCCTGTAATAAACAATACACAATAA
- the mazG gene encoding nucleoside triphosphate pyrophosphohydrolase, with product MINIIGLGPGSKESITLGTIDSLKNVDKVFLRTEKHPTVEYINQLGITYETFDEKYETGESFDEVYNSIAKSLIESNKNYSDIIYAVPGHPLVAEKSVNILIKLCKKNNIEFKIVPAVSFVDALMESLLLDPVEGLKIIDAFDIKNQAMDKRIGTVITQVYDKFIASEVKLNLMNYYKDDTEIFFVRAAGIEGLEEIKKIPLYELDRQENIDHLTSVYIPKVSDNNYDFKDLLDIMDKLRGEDGCPWDREQTHISLKKYLIEESYEVIEAIDNKDIDMLIEELGDVLLQVVFHSQIGKEDGFFEIKDVIQSICDKMINRHPHVFGDLDISNSNEVLENWDNIKNKEQGNETYTDSLRHIAKVLPALMRADKVQRKAAKVGFDWNNIEDAMKKIIEEYKEIEDVYKSKNKVKILEEIGDLLFSVVNIARFLDIDPENALNYSIDKFINRFQYIEDTAISKDKELKNMSLEEMDELWNEAKNK from the coding sequence ATGATAAACATTATAGGATTAGGTCCAGGATCTAAAGAGTCAATTACTTTAGGAACTATAGATAGTTTAAAGAATGTTGATAAAGTTTTTTTAAGGACAGAAAAGCATCCTACAGTAGAATATATAAATCAATTAGGAATAACTTATGAAACTTTTGATGAAAAATATGAAACAGGCGAAAGTTTTGATGAAGTATATAATTCTATTGCAAAATCATTAATAGAGTCTAATAAAAATTATTCAGACATAATATATGCGGTACCAGGACATCCATTAGTTGCAGAAAAGTCTGTAAATATACTTATAAAGCTTTGTAAGAAAAATAATATAGAATTTAAAATAGTGCCTGCAGTAAGTTTTGTAGATGCTTTAATGGAAAGTTTACTTTTAGATCCAGTAGAAGGATTAAAAATAATAGATGCTTTTGATATAAAAAATCAAGCAATGGATAAAAGAATAGGTACTGTAATCACACAAGTATATGATAAATTTATAGCATCAGAAGTTAAATTAAACCTTATGAATTATTATAAAGATGATACAGAAATATTTTTTGTAAGAGCAGCGGGAATAGAGGGCCTTGAGGAAATAAAAAAAATACCTTTATATGAATTGGATAGACAAGAAAATATAGATCATTTAACCTCAGTATATATACCAAAGGTTTCAGATAATAACTATGATTTTAAGGATTTATTAGATATAATGGATAAGTTAAGAGGAGAAGATGGCTGTCCTTGGGATAGGGAACAAACTCACATTTCATTAAAGAAATATTTAATAGAAGAAAGTTATGAAGTTATAGAGGCAATAGACAATAAAGATATTGATATGTTAATCGAAGAATTAGGTGATGTACTTTTACAAGTAGTTTTTCATTCTCAAATAGGAAAAGAAGATGGTTTTTTTGAAATAAAAGATGTAATACAGTCTATATGTGATAAAATGATTAATAGGCATCCTCATGTTTTCGGCGACTTAGACATAAGCAATTCAAATGAAGTTTTGGAAAATTGGGATAATATAAAGAATAAAGAACAAGGAAACGAAACTTATACAGATAGCTTAAGACATATTGCTAAAGTATTACCAGCTTTAATGAGAGCAGATAAGGTACAAAGAAAAGCTGCAAAGGTAGGATTTGATTGGAATAATATAGAAGATGCTATGAAAAAGATCATAGAAGAATATAAAGAGATAGAAGATGTATATAAAAGCAAAAATAAGGTAAAAATATTAGAAGAAATAGGTGATTTATTATTTTCAGTGGTAAATATAGCAAGATTTCTTGACATTGACCCTGAAAATGCTTTAAATTATAGTATAGATAAATTTATAAATCGCTTTCAATACATAGAAGATACAGCAATATCTAAAGATAAAGAATTAAAAAATATGTCTTTAGAAGAAATGGATGAACTATGGAATGAAGCGAAAAATAAATAA